One Geothermobacter hydrogeniphilus genomic window, GCCCGCGCGAGACGGGACCGATTTTCGGGAGAATCCGTCATCAAAATGACGGACAATGCATCAGAAGCGTCAGAAAATTGGTGGACTCCCGGACTGTGAAACCCTTTCCCAAGTGATATCAGTAACTTATTATGGTCAAAAACAAAAGACGGGGTCCCCCGATGCAGCAGGGGACCCCGGTAAAAAGATGCGGCTGTCAGAACCAGCAGCAACAGGCCCAACAGGAGGGCGCCATCCCGTTTACTCTTTCTTGTCGGCAGCATAATCCTGGACAAGTTTATACTGGATGGCGTCGATCAGGGCCTGGTAGGAAGCATCGATAATGTTGTCACTGACACCGACGGTTCCCCAACGGGAATTTTTATCTCCAGACTCGATCAGAACCCGGGTAATGGAAGCCGTACCACGGCCTGCCGGCAGGACCCGAACCTTGTAGTCAAGCAGTTTCATCTGCTTGAGCTGTGGATAGAACTTCTCCAGCGCCTTGCGCAGGGCGTGGTCGAGAGCGTTGACCGGCCCCCGCCCTTCAGCCGCGGTATGCTCGATCTTGCCACCGACCTTGACCTGGATCGTCGCCTCGGAAAGAGGATTGTCATCACCATGGCGCTTGGTATCGATCACCCGGAACCCGAGGACCGAAAAGAAGTGCCGCAGAGTGCCGAGAGCCCGACGCATCATCAATTCAAAGGAGGCTTCCGCTCCTTCGAACTGGAACCCCTGGTTCTCAAGGTTTTTGATGGTTTCAAGAATCTCCTGGGTCACCGGGTCCTTGCTGTCAAGGTCAATGTTGAACTGCTCGGCCTTGGCGAGGATGTTGGAACGACCGGAAAGATCCGAGACCAGCACCCGCGTCAGATTGCCGACCTTCTCCGGCCGAATATGCTCATAGGTTTCGGGGTGTCTCTGGATGGCGGAAACATGAACGCCCCCCTTGTGGGCGAAGGCCGAATTGCCGACATAGGGCTGATGCTTGTTCGGCACCAGGTTGGCAAGTTCGTACACCGTCCGCGAAGCGATCCGCAGCTGGCGCAGCTGGTCCTCGGTCATGCACGGGCGGTTCATCTTCAGGGTCAGAGCCGGAGCGATGGAACAGAGATTGGCATTGCCGCAGCGCTCACCGAAACCATTGATGGTTCCCTGGACATGAACGGCGCCGTGCTCAACAGCGGTCAGGGAGTTGGCAACGGCACATTCGCTGTCATTATGGGCATGAATCCCGAGCGGAGTGCTGATATGCTTCCTGACGTCGTCAATGATGTCGGCGATCTCAAACGGCAGGGAGCCGCCGTTGGTATCACACAGGACAATGCAGTCAACGTCAGCATCGGCAGCCGCCTTGAGCGTCTGCAGGGCATACGCGGGGTTGGCCTTGTAACCGTCGAAAAAGTGTTCGGCATCATAGATCACTTCACCGACATGCTGCTTGAGATAAACCAGCGAGTCATTGATCAACTCAAGGTTCTGTTCCAGAGAGATCCGCAACGCCTCGCGCACATGGAAATCCCAGGATTTTCCAAAGATGGTGATGGTATCCGGCTCGGCCTGGATCAGGGTACGGATATTGTCGTCATCTTCCGGTTTGACTCTGGCCCGACGGGTCGATCCGAAGGCGGCGATTTTAGCCTGTTTGAGGGAAATGTTGCGAATCTCCTTGAAGAAAGCGATATCCTTCGGATTGGATCCCGGCCACCCGCCCTCGATATAATGAATGCCGAGATCATCGAGCATTTCGGCAATACGAACCTTGTCGGCGACCAGAAACGAAATATCTTCGGCCTGGGTGCCGTCCCTCAGGGTCGTATCATACAAACGGATCTGACTCATACTCTCCTCCCCTTCTCAAAGGAGCCCGCCCACATCGGCAGGCCACCCGCAAAATGGCTGCGCCGCGGCGCAGCAGTCTATTCCTGCTGCACATCCTCGGCACCCAGCCCGAAGGCCTCGTGCAGAACACGTACCGCCAACTCGGTATATTTCGCGTCAATAATACAGGAGACCTTGATCTCGCTGGTCGAAATCATCTGGATGTTGACCCCCTCCTGCGCCAGGACCTGGAACATCTTGCTGGCAACCCCGGAGTGAGAACGCATGCCGACACCGATGATGGAAATCTTGGAGATCGCCTCGTCGCTGCGAACCTCGGCGGCACCGATTTCCCGGGCGGACTCCCCGACAATCTGCAGGGCCTTGCGATAATCTCCCTTGGGGACGGTGAAGGTCATATCGGTGATGCCGTCACTTGAAACATTCTGAATGATCATGTCGACGGTAATGTTGGCATGCGCCAGCGGCGTGAAGAGCTGCGAGGCGATGCCGGGCTTGTCGGGGACTCCCAGCACGGAGATCTTGGCTTCATCCTTGTTGTAGGCGATTCCCGAAACCAGCACGGTTTCCATATCGGCATCCTCCTTCGTCACCAGGGTCCCCTGGTGGTCGTTGAAACTTGAGCGGACGTGAATGACCACGCCGTATTTCTTGGCAAACTCGACACTCCTGATCTGCAGCACCTTGGCCCCCAGCGAGGCCATTTCAAGCATCTCGTCGTAGGAGATCTTCTCAATCTTGGAGGCATTGTCGACAATGCGCGGATCGGTGGTGTAGACGCCGTCGACGTCAGTGTATATCTCGCAGACATCGGCCTTGAGAGCGGCCGCCATCGCCACCGCGGAGGTATCGGAGCCGCCGCGGCCGAGGGTGGTGATATTGCCGTCCGGATCGATACCCTGAAAACCGGCGACGATGATAATGCTGCCGGCATCGAGATCGTGCCGCACCCGGGCATCGTCAATACTGTCGATTCGGGCCTTGGCGTGAACGGCATCGGTCCGTACCGGGATCTGGCTGCCGAGATAACTCTTGGCGGCGTACCCCATCGACTGCAGACACATCGCCAGCAGACCGATCGTCACCTGTTCTCCGGTCGAAACAACAACGTCGTACTCGCGCTCGTTGGGGAATTCACAGATCTCCCGGGTCAGGGCGACCAGGCGGTTGGTTTCTCCGGCCATGGCCGAGACGATGACCACGACATCGTTGCCTTCATCATAGGTTTTTGCCACGCGGCGGGCAACATTGCGGATCCGTTCGACCGTACCGACCGACGTTCCGCCGTATTTCTGAACCACCAGAGCCATGGTTCTTCCATCCTCCCTGAGAAACCGGCCCCCTTCGGAGTGCCGGAATTGTTAACGTTTACGCCGTCCGACCTTGTGAACGGCCAGACCGCTGACATCCTCGGCCGCCTCCTTGACCATCTCCGGAAGAGTCGGGTGAGAATGAATAATTTCACCAAGCTGCTCTGCTGTCAGACCGGCGGCCATGGCGGCACCGACCTCGGCAATCAGGGTCGAGGCATCGGCCCCGGCGATCGATGCGCCGAGCAGGCGCCCGCTCCCCTTTTCGGCAAGCAGTTTGATCGACCCTTCGGTTTCACCTTCACAGACCGCCTTGCTGGTCGCCAGGTAAGCGAAGCGGCCGACCGCAACCTCGATCCCCTGTTCCTTGCACTGCTCTTCACTGAGACCGACCTGGCTGACTTCGGGCAGAGTGAAAATGGAACTCGGCACCACCCGGTAGTCGGCATGCGCCGAACCACCCAGCGCATTGGTCACAGCAATGCCGGCCTGGTAGGAGGCAACATGAGCCAGTTGAATGCCGCCGGTCACGTCGCCGATGGCATAGACATCATCAACGCTGGTGCGCATCTGGTCATCAACCTGAACACAACCACGTTCATCGCAGGCGACACCGACCTCCTCAAGCCCGAGACCTTCGGTATTGGGCCGCCTGCCGATCGCGATCAGCACTTTTTCCACCTGCAGGACGTCACCACTTGAAAGTGTCGCCCTGACCCCGCCGTCAACGGTCTCAAGAGCCGTGACCGAGGTTCCGGTGTGAACCTTGACGCCCTGCTTCTGAAAGCTTTTTTCAACCTCCCGTACCGCCTGCCGGTCACTCATCGCCAACAGCCGCGGCAAGGCTTCGACCACCGTCACCCGGCAGCCGAAAGTTGAAAAAATACTTGCAAATTCACAACCTATGTAGCCCCCCCCGACCACCAGCAGGCTTTGCGGAAGGTTCTTAATAGCAAGAATTCCGGTACTGGTCAAAATATTTTCCTCGTCAACCGGCAGGCTTTTCGGCACCGCCGGCAACGACCCGGTCGCCAGGATAATCTTTTTCGCCCGGACGTGACCGACCACCCCGCCTCGCCGCACCCGCAAGCGTCCCGGACCCTCCAGGGCTCCACGGCCGCGAAACAGGTCGACACCATGCCCCTTGAGCAACTGCTCAACCCCGCCGACAAGTTTCGCCACCACCTTGTCCTTGCGTTCAGCGGCGCGGGTATAATCAAAATTGAGCGAAGGGATATCGATGCCGTGATCGGCAGCCTGCCGCAGACGACGCAGCAGGTGGGCGGTACTGAACAGGGCCTTGGTCGGAATGCAGCCGCGATTGAGACAGGTTCCGCCGGCCTTGTCATCTTCAATCACACAGGTCGCCGCGCCGGCACGGGCAGCCTTGATCGCCGCGACGTAACCACCGGGGCCCGCTCCGACGACTGCGATATCAAATTCCTTCATCATTTCCCTCCCTGACAACCCGTCATCTGCGGGCCGTTTTCCGTTTGCCACCTGTTACGAACCTGCTCCAGCCAAGCTTCGGCCGGACCTCCGCGGGCATTGAAGCTGAGCAGACGCTCGTCCTCTTTCCTACCATATCCGAGCCGCAGGAAGATTCCCGGCGGCTGCAGATCCGGGAAACGGTCCAGCCACTCGACCAACGTGACACCAGTTCCGTAGAGACAGTCATCAAAACCGATCTCATCCAGTTCGGTGATATCCGTGAGGCGGTAGAGATCGAAATGAAACAGCTGCAGTCTCCCCGGATAGAGATTGAGCAGGGTATAGGACGGGCTGGTCACCGGGATCCGCTCCGGGACTTCCAAACCGGCAGCCACTCCCTGGGCAAAACAGGTTTTTCCCGCCCCCAGTTCACCATTGAGAAACAGCGCCGCCCCCGCCGGAGCGGTCGCACCGAACATCCGACCGATGCGTTGGGTCTCCTCCGCGCTGCGACTGAGCCTTTCCCAGCAACGGTTCATAAATTCATCGAGCGAATGATATCAAGCCGGCCGACCACGCCGAGGACATGACGATTGTCATCCACGACCGGAACCAGGTGAACTTTTTTATCGACCATCAGCTGCGCCAATTCGGCAACGGTTGTTTCCGGTCGACAGGTCGGCGGGTCACGACGACAGATGGCATCGACCCGGCGGGCAGTGACCTTCGCGACTTCCTGCCGGAACTCCTTTTCGCTTTCGAGATAGAAAACCCAGTCAAAGATCGAAATGACGGTCGGAATATGCAGGGGACGGTCCTGCTCGACCAGATCGGTCTGGGTGACGATACCGAACAGCTTCTTCTGTTCATCGATCACCGGCAGGGCGTTCTTGTCCAGTTCGACAAACTTTTTCCCCAGTTCATCGACGCTGGTGTCAGGTGTTACCGTATGGACCTCGCGGGTCATGATGTCAGCAGCGGTCAGCATAGCAAGCCTCCTTTCAAAGCCTGGCGGGTCGGGGGAATTTCGGCGGCCAGTT contains:
- a CDS encoding aspartate kinase, with product MALVVQKYGGTSVGTVERIRNVARRVAKTYDEGNDVVVIVSAMAGETNRLVALTREICEFPNEREYDVVVSTGEQVTIGLLAMCLQSMGYAAKSYLGSQIPVRTDAVHAKARIDSIDDARVRHDLDAGSIIIVAGFQGIDPDGNITTLGRGGSDTSAVAMAAALKADVCEIYTDVDGVYTTDPRIVDNASKIEKISYDEMLEMASLGAKVLQIRSVEFAKKYGVVIHVRSSFNDHQGTLVTKEDADMETVLVSGIAYNKDEAKISVLGVPDKPGIASQLFTPLAHANITVDMIIQNVSSDGITDMTFTVPKGDYRKALQIVGESAREIGAAEVRSDEAISKISIIGVGMRSHSGVASKMFQVLAQEGVNIQMISTSEIKVSCIIDAKYTELAVRVLHEAFGLGAEDVQQE
- the cimA gene encoding citramalate synthase, whose amino-acid sequence is MSQIRLYDTTLRDGTQAEDISFLVADKVRIAEMLDDLGIHYIEGGWPGSNPKDIAFFKEIRNISLKQAKIAAFGSTRRARVKPEDDDNIRTLIQAEPDTITIFGKSWDFHVREALRISLEQNLELINDSLVYLKQHVGEVIYDAEHFFDGYKANPAYALQTLKAAADADVDCIVLCDTNGGSLPFEIADIIDDVRKHISTPLGIHAHNDSECAVANSLTAVEHGAVHVQGTINGFGERCGNANLCSIAPALTLKMNRPCMTEDQLRQLRIASRTVYELANLVPNKHQPYVGNSAFAHKGGVHVSAIQRHPETYEHIRPEKVGNLTRVLVSDLSGRSNILAKAEQFNIDLDSKDPVTQEILETIKNLENQGFQFEGAEASFELMMRRALGTLRHFFSVLGFRVIDTKRHGDDNPLSEATIQVKVGGKIEHTAAEGRGPVNALDHALRKALEKFYPQLKQMKLLDYKVRVLPAGRGTASITRVLIESGDKNSRWGTVGVSDNIIDASYQALIDAIQYKLVQDYAADKKE
- the tsaE gene encoding tRNA (adenosine(37)-N6)-threonylcarbamoyltransferase complex ATPase subunit type 1 TsaE, with protein sequence MNRCWERLSRSAEETQRIGRMFGATAPAGAALFLNGELGAGKTCFAQGVAAGLEVPERIPVTSPSYTLLNLYPGRLQLFHFDLYRLTDITELDEIGFDDCLYGTGVTLVEWLDRFPDLQPPGIFLRLGYGRKEDERLLSFNARGGPAEAWLEQVRNRWQTENGPQMTGCQGGK
- the lpdA gene encoding dihydrolipoyl dehydrogenase; this encodes MMKEFDIAVVGAGPGGYVAAIKAARAGAATCVIEDDKAGGTCLNRGCIPTKALFSTAHLLRRLRQAADHGIDIPSLNFDYTRAAERKDKVVAKLVGGVEQLLKGHGVDLFRGRGALEGPGRLRVRRGGVVGHVRAKKIILATGSLPAVPKSLPVDEENILTSTGILAIKNLPQSLLVVGGGYIGCEFASIFSTFGCRVTVVEALPRLLAMSDRQAVREVEKSFQKQGVKVHTGTSVTALETVDGGVRATLSSGDVLQVEKVLIAIGRRPNTEGLGLEEVGVACDERGCVQVDDQMRTSVDDVYAIGDVTGGIQLAHVASYQAGIAVTNALGGSAHADYRVVPSSIFTLPEVSQVGLSEEQCKEQGIEVAVGRFAYLATSKAVCEGETEGSIKLLAEKGSGRLLGASIAGADASTLIAEVGAAMAAGLTAEQLGEIIHSHPTLPEMVKEAAEDVSGLAVHKVGRRKR
- a CDS encoding CBS domain-containing protein, with amino-acid sequence MLTAADIMTREVHTVTPDTSVDELGKKFVELDKNALPVIDEQKKLFGIVTQTDLVEQDRPLHIPTVISIFDWVFYLESEKEFRQEVAKVTARRVDAICRRDPPTCRPETTVAELAQLMVDKKVHLVPVVDDNRHVLGVVGRLDIIRSMNL